Proteins co-encoded in one Flavobacterium fluviale genomic window:
- a CDS encoding serine hydrolase domain-containing protein, with protein sequence MKKFLKVLLLVVVLAFLYFGFTTYPKLDLISGFSAKSIASGHFIDNRSKELIEKTDNDIDMIDLATNAIDDAGKFATSNVYGLKERKAIYREGLGAVLINDDFDISKPYLLPKRTKLENNLPFPYGNQEPKDTAFSNVDYSKLKKAVDNAFDKPSGGTKRTRAVVVLYKDKLIAEKYDTGFNKDSKILGWSMTKSITSSAFGVLAKQGKIDIYKPAPVKEWQNDERKNITLNDLLHMNSGLEWEENYSTICDATKMLFQAEDMGKVQLDKPAQFKPNTHWNYSSGTTNLLSLILRRQFKTQQEYLDFWYRAVIDKIGMNSMIVEQDMSGTFVGSSYGWATPRDWSKFGLLYLRKGNWNGEQILDESWVKYTATPTNTSEGKYGAQFWLNAGGKFPDVPRDMFYCSGYQGQMVAIIPSLDMVIVRMGVREGDKNFDFNGFLKGIIDSVKK encoded by the coding sequence ATGAAAAAATTTCTCAAAGTACTTCTGCTTGTAGTGGTTCTGGCTTTTTTATATTTCGGATTTACAACTTATCCAAAACTAGATTTGATTTCGGGTTTTTCTGCCAAGAGTATTGCGTCAGGACATTTTATAGATAATCGTTCGAAAGAATTAATTGAAAAAACCGACAATGATATCGACATGATTGATTTGGCAACAAATGCAATTGATGATGCGGGAAAATTTGCAACTTCAAATGTTTATGGGTTAAAAGAGAGAAAAGCGATTTACAGAGAAGGTTTAGGTGCTGTTTTGATTAATGATGATTTTGATATTTCGAAACCTTATCTGCTTCCAAAAAGAACAAAGCTAGAAAATAATCTTCCTTTTCCATACGGAAATCAGGAGCCAAAAGATACCGCATTTTCGAATGTTGATTATTCCAAATTAAAAAAAGCGGTTGATAATGCTTTTGATAAACCTAGTGGCGGAACAAAAAGAACCCGCGCCGTTGTAGTTTTATATAAAGACAAATTAATTGCCGAGAAATATGATACAGGATTTAATAAAGACAGTAAAATTTTAGGCTGGTCAATGACGAAAAGCATTACAAGTTCGGCTTTTGGAGTTTTGGCAAAACAAGGTAAAATCGATATTTACAAACCGGCGCCAGTTAAAGAATGGCAAAATGATGAACGCAAAAATATTACGCTTAACGATTTGCTTCACATGAATTCTGGTTTAGAATGGGAGGAAAATTACAGCACAATCTGTGATGCTACAAAAATGCTTTTTCAGGCGGAAGATATGGGGAAAGTGCAGTTGGATAAACCAGCTCAATTTAAACCCAATACTCATTGGAATTATTCTTCTGGAACAACCAATCTATTATCCCTGATTTTAAGAAGACAATTTAAAACACAGCAAGAATATCTTGATTTTTGGTACAGAGCTGTAATCGACAAAATCGGAATGAACTCGATGATTGTAGAGCAGGATATGAGCGGAACTTTCGTAGGCTCGTCTTACGGATGGGCAACACCGCGTGACTGGTCAAAATTTGGATTATTATATCTAAGAAAAGGAAACTGGAACGGCGAACAAATCCTTGACGAAAGCTGGGTAAAATATACTGCAACTCCAACGAATACTTCTGAGGGTAAATACGGAGCGCAGTTTTGGTTAAATGCGGGGGGGAAATTCCCAGACGTTCCTCGTGACATGTTTTATTGCAGCGGATATCAGGGGCAGATGGTGGCAATTATTCCGTCTCTGGATATGGTGATTGTGAGAATGGGAGTGAGAGAAGGTGATAAAAATTTTGATTTTAATGGGTTTTTGAAGGGGATAATTGATAGTGTGAAGAAGTAA
- a CDS encoding aminotransferase class V-fold PLP-dependent enzyme: MLDIQKIRADFPILNQKVNGKPLVYFDNGATSQKPQVVIDAEVKYYQEINANIHRGVHTLSQLATDAYEVSRGKVKEHINAKHAHEVLFTSGTTHGINLVTNGFASILKPGDEVIVSSLEHHSNIVPWQMLCEKTGAVLKVIPINENGELILEEFDALLSEKTKVVTLNHISNALGIINPIKYIIDKAHSFGAAVLIDGAQAVPHLKPDVQELDCDFYAFSGHKMCGPTGTGILYGKEDWLNKLPPYQGGGEMIKEVTFEKTTYADLPHKFEAGTPNIAGGIVLGTAIDYLNNIGFENIQEYEHELLEYATKRLSEIEGLRIYGTGKNKASVVSFNIDGIHPYDIGSIIDKLGIAVRTGHHCAQPIMSFFCIPGTIRASFSFYNTKEEIDLMVDAVKKAQTMLS, from the coding sequence ATGCTAGATATTCAAAAAATAAGAGCTGATTTTCCAATTCTTAACCAAAAAGTTAACGGAAAACCTTTAGTATATTTCGACAACGGAGCTACTTCGCAAAAACCACAAGTTGTGATCGATGCGGAAGTAAAATATTATCAGGAAATCAACGCCAATATTCATCGTGGCGTTCACACTTTAAGCCAGTTAGCTACTGACGCTTACGAGGTTTCTCGTGGCAAAGTAAAAGAACATATAAACGCAAAACATGCTCATGAAGTACTTTTTACTTCGGGAACAACTCATGGTATTAATTTAGTAACCAATGGTTTTGCTTCAATTTTAAAACCAGGTGATGAAGTAATTGTTTCGTCATTGGAACATCACAGTAATATTGTGCCTTGGCAGATGTTGTGTGAAAAAACAGGAGCAGTTTTAAAAGTAATTCCAATTAATGAAAACGGAGAATTAATTCTAGAAGAGTTTGATGCTTTGCTTTCTGAGAAAACAAAAGTGGTTACACTTAATCATATTTCAAATGCACTTGGAATCATTAATCCGATCAAATATATTATTGATAAAGCACACAGTTTTGGTGCTGCAGTTTTGATAGACGGCGCTCAGGCTGTTCCACATTTAAAACCAGATGTTCAAGAATTAGATTGTGATTTCTATGCTTTTTCAGGTCATAAAATGTGCGGTCCAACTGGAACTGGAATTTTATACGGAAAAGAAGATTGGTTAAACAAACTTCCTCCTTATCAAGGCGGCGGCGAAATGATCAAAGAAGTTACTTTCGAGAAAACTACTTACGCAGATCTTCCTCATAAATTTGAAGCTGGTACACCAAATATTGCCGGCGGAATTGTTCTTGGAACTGCAATTGATTATTTAAATAACATTGGTTTTGAAAATATTCAGGAATACGAACACGAACTTTTAGAATATGCTACAAAGCGTTTATCTGAAATTGAAGGTTTACGAATCTACGGAACGGGAAAAAACAAAGCATCTGTAGTTTCGTTTAATATTGATGGAATTCATCCATATGATATTGGTTCAATTATCGATAAACTAGGAATTGCCGTTAGAACAGGACATCATTGTGCACAACCAATTATGAGTTTCTTCTGTATTCCTGGAACTATCCGCGCTTCTTTCTCTTTTTATAACACTAAAGAGGAAATTGATTTAATGGTTGACGCTGTTAAGAAAGCGCAAACAATGCTAAGCTAA
- the sufB gene encoding Fe-S cluster assembly protein SufB produces the protein MSKYTEDDLKIELETKEYEYGFYTNIESETFPIGLNEEIVRAISLKKEEPEWMTEWRIEAFRAWKEMIEPEWANVNYEKPDFQAISYYSAPKQVDPNKTLDDVDPELLEMYKKLGISVDEQKMMNNVAMDIVVDSVSVATTFKKTLAEKGIIFCPISEAIKEHPELVKKYLGTVVPQKDNFYAALNSAVFSDGSFCYIPKGVRCPMELSTYFRINQAGTGQFERTLVIADEGSYVSYLEGCTAPSRDENQLHAAVVELIALDDAEIKYSTVQNWFPGNKEGKGGVYNFVTKRGLCETNAKISWTQVETGSAVTWKYPSCVLKGDNSVGEFYSIAVTNNYQQADTGTKMIHLGKNTKSTIISKGISAGKSQNSYRGLVQISPRAENARNFSQCDSLLMGNNCGAHTFPYIESKNPSAKIEHEATTSKIGEDQVFYCNQRGIPTEKAIALIVNGFSKDVLNKLPMEFAVEAQKLLEISLEGSVG, from the coding sequence ATGAGCAAATACACCGAAGACGATTTAAAAATCGAACTGGAAACAAAAGAATATGAGTACGGATTTTATACCAATATAGAATCTGAGACTTTTCCTATTGGCTTAAACGAAGAGATTGTTAGAGCTATTTCGCTTAAAAAAGAAGAACCTGAATGGATGACCGAATGGCGCATCGAGGCTTTCCGTGCTTGGAAAGAAATGATCGAGCCAGAATGGGCAAACGTAAATTACGAAAAACCAGATTTTCAGGCAATTTCTTATTACTCAGCTCCAAAACAAGTAGATCCTAATAAAACGTTGGATGATGTTGATCCAGAACTTTTAGAGATGTACAAAAAGTTAGGAATTTCTGTTGATGAACAAAAAATGATGAACAATGTCGCTATGGATATTGTGGTCGATTCTGTTTCTGTAGCAACAACTTTCAAGAAAACTTTGGCTGAAAAAGGAATTATTTTCTGTCCTATTTCTGAAGCTATTAAAGAACATCCTGAATTAGTAAAAAAATATTTAGGAACTGTTGTACCTCAAAAAGACAACTTCTATGCAGCATTAAACTCAGCAGTTTTCTCTGACGGAAGTTTCTGTTATATTCCAAAAGGCGTTCGCTGCCCAATGGAACTTTCTACTTATTTCAGAATCAACCAAGCAGGAACAGGACAATTCGAAAGAACGCTTGTCATTGCAGATGAAGGAAGTTACGTTTCTTATCTTGAAGGATGTACAGCTCCAAGCCGTGATGAAAACCAATTACACGCTGCTGTTGTTGAATTAATCGCTTTGGATGATGCTGAAATTAAATATTCTACTGTTCAAAACTGGTTCCCTGGAAACAAAGAAGGAAAAGGCGGGGTTTACAACTTCGTAACCAAAAGAGGTTTATGCGAAACAAACGCTAAAATTTCTTGGACGCAAGTTGAGACAGGTTCTGCTGTAACTTGGAAATATCCTTCTTGCGTATTAAAAGGAGATAATTCAGTAGGAGAATTTTATTCTATCGCCGTTACCAATAATTACCAACAAGCAGATACGGGAACTAAAATGATCCATTTAGGTAAAAACACTAAATCGACTATTATTTCTAAAGGTATTTCGGCTGGAAAATCACAAAACAGTTACCGTGGTTTAGTGCAAATCTCTCCAAGAGCAGAGAATGCAAGAAACTTTTCTCAATGTGACTCATTGCTAATGGGTAACAATTGTGGTGCACATACTTTCCCATATATCGAAAGTAAAAATCCATCGGCAAAAATCGAGCACGAAGCTACTACAAGTAAAATTGGAGAAGATCAGGTTTTTTACTGCAACCAAAGAGGTATTCCAACTGAAAAAGCGATTGCCTTAATTGTAAACGGTTTCAGTAAAGATGTATTGAATAAACTTCCGATGGAATTTGCTGTTGAAGCTCAAAAATTATTAGAGATTTCTTTAGAAGGATCTGTGGGATAA
- the sufD gene encoding Fe-S cluster assembly protein SufD — MDLKEKLVSSFMAFEERVDVHSDLHDIRTNALKNFENKGFPTKKEEAWKYTSLNAILKNDFTVFPKQENAIEFNQVKKYFLHEIDTYKLVFIDGVFSSHLSSTTHDGIDVCLMSSALTKPKYKMVIDTYFNQIASKDDSLTSLNTAFAIEGAFINIPKKKVADKPIEIMYFSTGNEAALMVQPRNLVIVGENSHVQIIERHQSLNENPVLTNSVTEIFAQKRAIVDYYKIQNDNSEANLVDNTYVSQQQESHASVHTFSFGGNLTRNNLNFYHFGERLTSTLNGISILNDKQHVDHYTLVNHATPNCESFQDYKGIFSDRSTGVFNGKVLVEKEAQKTNAFQKSNNILLSDKATINAKPQLEIFADDVKCSHGCTVGQLDETAMFYMQSRGIPKKEAKALLMYAFSNAVIESIKIPELKQRITKIIAMKLGVNLGFDL, encoded by the coding sequence ATGGATTTAAAAGAAAAATTAGTATCGTCTTTTATGGCTTTTGAAGAGCGTGTCGATGTACATTCAGACTTACACGATATACGCACAAATGCTTTAAAAAACTTCGAAAATAAAGGTTTCCCAACCAAAAAAGAAGAAGCTTGGAAATATACATCGCTAAATGCCATCTTAAAAAATGACTTTACGGTTTTTCCTAAGCAGGAAAATGCAATCGAATTTAATCAGGTCAAAAAATACTTTTTACACGAAATCGACACTTATAAATTAGTGTTTATTGATGGTGTTTTTAGTTCGCATTTATCTTCTACAACTCATGACGGAATCGATGTTTGTTTGATGTCATCGGCATTAACCAAACCAAAATACAAAATGGTTATTGATACCTACTTTAATCAAATTGCAAGTAAAGATGACAGCTTGACTTCATTGAACACTGCTTTTGCAATTGAAGGAGCTTTTATCAATATTCCGAAGAAAAAAGTAGCCGACAAACCAATTGAGATTATGTATTTCTCAACAGGAAATGAAGCTGCGTTAATGGTTCAGCCAAGAAATTTAGTTATTGTGGGTGAAAATTCACATGTTCAAATTATCGAACGTCACCAAAGTTTGAATGAAAATCCAGTTTTAACAAACTCTGTTACTGAGATTTTTGCTCAAAAACGTGCGATTGTTGATTATTACAAAATTCAAAACGACAACAGTGAAGCTAACTTAGTTGACAACACTTATGTTTCGCAGCAACAAGAAAGTCACGCTTCTGTTCATACATTTTCGTTTGGTGGAAATTTAACTCGTAACAACTTAAACTTTTACCATTTTGGAGAAAGATTGACAAGTACGCTTAACGGAATTTCTATCTTAAACGACAAACAACACGTTGACCATTATACTTTGGTAAACCACGCAACGCCAAACTGCGAAAGTTTCCAAGATTATAAAGGAATTTTCTCTGATCGCTCAACAGGAGTTTTCAACGGAAAAGTTTTGGTAGAAAAAGAAGCTCAAAAAACAAATGCTTTCCAAAAAAGCAACAACATTTTATTGAGCGACAAAGCAACTATCAATGCAAAACCACAATTAGAGATTTTTGCAGATGACGTAAAATGTTCTCACGGATGTACAGTGGGACAATTAGATGAAACAGCAATGTTCTACATGCAGTCTCGTGGAATCCCTAAAAAAGAAGCTAAAGCTTTATTGATGTACGCATTTTCAAATGCCGTTATCGAAAGCATCAAAATACCAGAATTAAAACAAAGAATTACTAAAATCATTGCTATGAAATTAGGAGTGAATTTAGGATTTGATTTGTAG
- a CDS encoding DUF2683 family protein yields the protein MDIILKNVKKKDFPVFQSLAKSLGFEIVEENEKPYNPEFVKEILDAEQSIKDGKGVKIKLEDLWK from the coding sequence ATGGACATCATCTTAAAAAATGTAAAGAAAAAAGATTTCCCAGTCTTTCAATCACTGGCAAAATCTCTTGGTTTTGAAATTGTTGAAGAAAATGAAAAACCATATAATCCTGAATTTGTAAAAGAAATCTTAGATGCTGAACAGAGTATAAAAGACGGGAAAGGAGTTAAAATAAAATTAGAAGATTTGTGGAAGTAA
- a CDS encoding HesB/IscA family protein, with the protein MIKVSDTAKKKIIDLMTDDGFDAASDYVRVGVKSGGCSGLSYDLKFDKTKGDDDKIFVDNDIQIAVEKKSFLYLAGTILEFSGGLNGKGFVFNNPNASRTCGCGESFSL; encoded by the coding sequence ATGATAAAAGTTTCTGATACTGCCAAAAAGAAAATCATCGACTTGATGACTGACGATGGTTTTGACGCCGCAAGCGACTACGTGAGAGTAGGCGTGAAAAGCGGTGGATGCTCTGGCTTGTCTTATGATTTAAAATTTGACAAAACCAAAGGAGATGACGACAAAATATTCGTAGACAATGATATCCAAATTGCTGTTGAAAAAAAATCATTCCTATATTTAGCTGGAACAATTTTAGAATTTTCTGGCGGATTAAACGGAAAAGGATTTGTTTTCAATAATCCAAATGCAAGCAGAACTTGCGGATGCGGGGAATCATTTTCTCTATAA
- a CDS encoding MBL fold metallo-hydrolase, whose product MKLYPIESGNFKLDGGAMFGVVPKTIWNKTNPADSNNLIDIAARCLLIEDGNRLILIDTGMGDKQSEKFFGYYSLWGSHSIDKSLAKYGFNRDDITDVFMTHLHFDHCGGSVQWNSDKTGYIPAFKNAKYWTNENHWEWATKPNPREKASFLSENILPMQESGQLNFIERPENDFGFSKEMNFEIFYVDGHTEKQMIPYIKYQDKTIVFCADLLATAGHIPLPYVMGYDTRPLLTMPEKSKFLNWAADQNHYLFLEHDAHNQIITVEHTEKGVRLKEVFTCEEIL is encoded by the coding sequence ATGAAACTTTACCCAATCGAATCTGGAAATTTTAAATTAGACGGAGGTGCTATGTTTGGTGTTGTGCCAAAGACAATTTGGAACAAAACAAATCCTGCCGATTCTAATAATCTTATTGATATTGCCGCGCGCTGTTTATTGATTGAAGACGGAAATCGTCTTATTTTGATTGATACGGGAATGGGCGATAAGCAGTCTGAAAAGTTTTTCGGGTATTATTCGCTTTGGGGATCTCATTCTATAGATAAATCTTTAGCCAAATATGGTTTTAATCGAGATGATATTACTGATGTTTTTATGACACATCTTCATTTTGATCATTGCGGCGGAAGCGTTCAATGGAATTCGGATAAAACGGGATATATACCAGCTTTTAAAAATGCAAAGTATTGGACCAACGAAAATCATTGGGAATGGGCTACAAAACCCAATCCAAGAGAAAAAGCTTCTTTTCTTTCTGAAAATATTCTACCAATGCAGGAGAGCGGACAATTGAATTTTATTGAAAGACCAGAAAACGATTTTGGCTTTTCAAAAGAAATGAATTTCGAAATTTTCTACGTAGACGGCCACACCGAAAAACAAATGATTCCGTACATCAAATACCAAGATAAAACGATCGTTTTTTGCGCGGATTTATTAGCAACGGCCGGACATATTCCGCTGCCATACGTTATGGGGTATGATACTAGACCTTTATTAACAATGCCAGAAAAATCAAAATTCTTGAATTGGGCTGCAGATCAAAATCATTATTTGTTTTTGGAACACGATGCTCATAACCAAATAATAACGGTGGAGCATACTGAAAAAGGTGTTCGCTTAAAAGAGGTTTTTACCTGCGAAGAGATTCTTTAA
- a CDS encoding Txe/YoeB family addiction module toxin — translation MEVIYSEKAQKDREYWKKSGNKAIMNKITALIEDIQLHPFEGIGKPEPLKYELSGKWSRRINQEHRIIYKVTEEETIEILDILSLKGHYE, via the coding sequence GTGGAAGTAATTTATTCTGAAAAAGCTCAAAAAGACAGAGAGTATTGGAAAAAATCTGGCAATAAAGCAATTATGAATAAGATTACTGCCTTGATTGAAGACATACAACTTCATCCTTTTGAAGGTATCGGAAAACCTGAACCTTTAAAATATGAATTGTCAGGAAAATGGTCTAGAAGAATAAATCAAGAACACCGGATAATCTATAAGGTTACAGAAGAAGAGACAATCGAGATATTAGATATTCTTTCTTTGAAAGGGCATTACGAATAA
- the sufC gene encoding Fe-S cluster assembly ATPase SufC, translating to MLSIKNLHASIGDKEILKGINIEVKAGEVHAIMGPNGSGKSTLSAVIAGNENYEVTDGEVILDGEDLADLAPEERAHKGVFLSFQYPVEIPGVSVTNFMKTAINETRKANGQEEMPANEMLKVIREKSELLEIDRKFLSRSLNEGFSGGEKKRNEIFQMAMLEPKLAILDETDSGLDIDALRIVANGVNKLKSEKNAIIVITHYQRLLDYIVPDFVHVLYNGRIVKSGGKELAYELEEKGYDWIKAEN from the coding sequence ATGTTATCAATAAAAAACCTTCACGCCTCAATTGGTGATAAAGAAATCCTTAAAGGAATTAATATAGAAGTTAAAGCTGGAGAAGTTCACGCTATTATGGGACCAAACGGTTCTGGAAAAAGTACACTTTCTGCTGTTATTGCAGGAAACGAAAACTACGAAGTTACAGACGGAGAAGTTATTCTTGATGGAGAAGATCTTGCTGATTTAGCTCCTGAAGAAAGAGCTCACAAAGGAGTTTTCCTTTCTTTTCAATATCCTGTAGAAATTCCTGGAGTAAGTGTAACAAACTTCATGAAAACTGCAATCAACGAAACTCGTAAAGCAAACGGTCAGGAAGAAATGCCGGCAAACGAAATGTTGAAAGTAATTCGTGAGAAATCTGAATTACTAGAAATCGACCGTAAATTTTTATCTCGTTCTTTAAACGAAGGTTTTTCTGGAGGAGAGAAAAAAAGAAACGAGATTTTCCAAATGGCAATGTTAGAGCCAAAATTGGCTATTCTTGACGAAACCGATTCTGGTCTTGATATCGATGCTTTAAGAATTGTGGCTAACGGAGTTAACAAATTAAAAAGCGAGAAAAACGCAATTATCGTTATCACCCACTACCAACGTTTATTAGATTATATCGTTCCAGATTTCGTTCACGTTTTGTACAACGGAAGAATCGTAAAATCTGGCGGAAAAGAATTGGCTTACGAACTGGAAGAAAAAGGATACGACTGGATTAAGGCAGAAAACTAG
- a CDS encoding flavodoxin family protein, protein MENKKVIILGSSRKNGNTTKIVDGISKEHNIDVVNLSDYNISYYDYESKNIDDDFLPLTRGIIEKYDTLIFATPIYWYNMSGIMKVFFDRISDLIRIEKETGRKLRGKKIGVISNSHDNETDESFYIPFQKSADYLGMEYLGHAHFNANILNQQTKIELTFI, encoded by the coding sequence ATGGAAAATAAAAAAGTCATCATTTTAGGTTCTTCAAGAAAAAATGGAAACACAACCAAAATTGTGGATGGAATTTCAAAAGAACATAACATTGATGTCGTTAATTTAAGTGATTATAATATTTCATATTATGATTACGAAAGCAAAAATATAGACGATGATTTTTTACCTCTTACAAGAGGAATTATCGAAAAATACGATACCTTAATTTTTGCAACGCCCATTTATTGGTACAATATGAGCGGAATTATGAAGGTCTTTTTCGATAGGATTTCAGATTTAATCCGAATTGAAAAAGAAACTGGAAGAAAACTGAGAGGAAAGAAAATCGGAGTGATATCCAATTCGCACGATAATGAAACTGACGAAAGTTTTTATATTCCGTTTCAAAAATCAGCCGATTATTTAGGTATGGAATATTTAGGACACGCGCATTTTAATGCCAACATCCTAAACCAACAAACAAAAATAGAATTGACATTTATATAA